One Oncorhynchus masou masou isolate Uvic2021 chromosome 27, UVic_Omas_1.1, whole genome shotgun sequence genomic window carries:
- the LOC135516447 gene encoding macrophage mannose receptor 1-like isoform X3, with the protein MNWMDAHSYCRAHYTDLATVDDMEDLNRLITSGSSSNYWLWIGLKKGDSMKWNWSLADRRFYREGETEFRNWDTGTPQNGNCALMSPAGLWNNASCDDQHHFICYDGKQDTNLTYILIQENKTWIDAQSYCRQHHIDLVSVRNQTENTEIEKKISLRGLPVWIGLFLDSWRWSDQSDSSFRNWQSGWPSTEQRYNCTLVSPYPSSDYTKWINYPCDYNCPFICYGPAVETPEKPQLKRHVVRMKMTPKDQNLNFSDPAVQDSILQEIRNKLKEQGLPADTKVTWKKQPDGKVFHKEEEGSPKKEEEEKKMKRMMTK; encoded by the exons ATGAACTGGATGGATGCCCATAGTTACTGCAGAGCACATTACACTGATCTGGCTACAGTAGATGACATGGAGGACCTGAACAGGCTGATTACCAGTGGCAGTAGTTCTAATTACTGGTTATGGATCGGACTGAAGAAGGGAGACTCCATGAAGTGGAACTGGTCTCTGGCAGACAGACGTTtctacagagagggggagactgagtTCAGAAACTGGGACACTGGGACGCCCCAAAATGGTAACTGTGCTTTAATGAGTCCAGCTGGTCTGTGGAACAACGCCTCCTGTGATGACCAGCATCACTTCATCTGTTATGATG GAAAACAAGACACCAACCTAACATACATCTTAATTCAGGAGAACAAGACCTGGATAGATGCTCAGAGTTACTGCAGACAGCATCACATAGACCTGGTCAGTGTGAGGAACCAGACTGAGAACACAGAAATAGAGAAGAAGATATCACTGAGGGGACTTCCTGTGTGGATCGGCCTGTTTCTAGACTCCTGGAGATGGTCAGACCAGAGTGACTCCTCATTCAGAAACTGGCAGTCAGGATGGCCTTCAACAGAACAGAGATACAACTGCACTCTGGTGTCTCCTTATCCTTCTTCTGATTATACTAAATGGATAAATTATCCCTGTGACTACAACTGTCCTTTCATCTGCTATG GTCCAGCTGTGGAGACCCCTGAGAAACCTCAACTGAAGAGACATGTGGTGAGAATGAAGATGACCCCAAAGGATCAAAATCTGAACTTCAGTGATCCTGCTGTTCAGGACTCCATCTTACAAGAG ATAAGGAACAAGCTGAAGGAGCAGGGGTTACCTGCAGACACCAAAGTGACATGGAAAAAGCAGCCTGATGGGAAGGTCTTCCACAAGGAGGAAGAGGGGTCTCCcaagaaagaagaggaggagaagaagatgaagaggatGATGACAAAGTGA
- the LOC135516447 gene encoding macrophage mannose receptor 1-like isoform X1, protein METLLYLTLLISGFYTPSSCLHQYHLISNNMNWMDAHSYCRAHYTDLATVDDMEDLNRLITSGSSSNYWLWIGLKKGDSMKWNWSLADRRFYREGETEFRNWDTGTPQNGNCALMSPAGLWNNASCDDQHHFICYDGKQDTNLTYILIQENKTWIDAQSYCRQHHIDLVSVRNQTENTEIEKKISLRGLPVWIGLFLDSWRWSDQSDSSFRNWQSGWPSTEQRYNCTLVSPYPSSDYTKWINYPCDYNCPFICYGPAVETPEKPQLKRHVVRMKMTPKDQNLNFSDPAVQDSILQEIRNKLKEQGLPADTKVTWKKQPDGKVFHKEEEGSPKKEEEEKKMKRMMTK, encoded by the exons ATGGAAACGTTGCTGTATCTCACCCTGCTAATCTCAG GGTTCTACACACCTTCCTCATGTCTTCATCAGTATCACCTCATTAGCAACAATATGAACTGGATGGATGCCCATAGTTACTGCAGAGCACATTACACTGATCTGGCTACAGTAGATGACATGGAGGACCTGAACAGGCTGATTACCAGTGGCAGTAGTTCTAATTACTGGTTATGGATCGGACTGAAGAAGGGAGACTCCATGAAGTGGAACTGGTCTCTGGCAGACAGACGTTtctacagagagggggagactgagtTCAGAAACTGGGACACTGGGACGCCCCAAAATGGTAACTGTGCTTTAATGAGTCCAGCTGGTCTGTGGAACAACGCCTCCTGTGATGACCAGCATCACTTCATCTGTTATGATG GAAAACAAGACACCAACCTAACATACATCTTAATTCAGGAGAACAAGACCTGGATAGATGCTCAGAGTTACTGCAGACAGCATCACATAGACCTGGTCAGTGTGAGGAACCAGACTGAGAACACAGAAATAGAGAAGAAGATATCACTGAGGGGACTTCCTGTGTGGATCGGCCTGTTTCTAGACTCCTGGAGATGGTCAGACCAGAGTGACTCCTCATTCAGAAACTGGCAGTCAGGATGGCCTTCAACAGAACAGAGATACAACTGCACTCTGGTGTCTCCTTATCCTTCTTCTGATTATACTAAATGGATAAATTATCCCTGTGACTACAACTGTCCTTTCATCTGCTATG GTCCAGCTGTGGAGACCCCTGAGAAACCTCAACTGAAGAGACATGTGGTGAGAATGAAGATGACCCCAAAGGATCAAAATCTGAACTTCAGTGATCCTGCTGTTCAGGACTCCATCTTACAAGAG ATAAGGAACAAGCTGAAGGAGCAGGGGTTACCTGCAGACACCAAAGTGACATGGAAAAAGCAGCCTGATGGGAAGGTCTTCCACAAGGAGGAAGAGGGGTCTCCcaagaaagaagaggaggagaagaagatgaagaggatGATGACAAAGTGA
- the LOC135516447 gene encoding macrophage mannose receptor 1-like isoform X2, with amino-acid sequence METSLYLTLLISGFYTPSSCLHQYHLISNNMNWMDAHSYCRAHYTDLATVDDMEDLNRLITSGSSSNYWLWIGLKKGDSMKWNWSLADRRFYREGETEFRNWDTGTPQNGNCALMSPAGLWNNASCDDQHHFICYDGKQDTNLTYILIQENKTWIDAQSYCRQHHIDLVSVRNQTENTEIEKKISLRGLPVWIGLFLDSWRWSDQSDSSFRNWQSGWPSTEQRYNCTLVSPYPSSDYTKWINYPCDYNCPFICYGPAVETPEKPQLKRHVVRMKMTPKDQNLNFSDPAVQDSILQEIRNKLKEQGLPADTKVTWKKQPDGKVFHKEEEGSPKKEEEEKKMKRMMTK; translated from the exons GGTTCTACACACCTTCCTCATGTCTTCATCAGTATCACCTCATTAGCAACAATATGAACTGGATGGATGCCCATAGTTACTGCAGAGCACATTACACTGATCTGGCTACAGTAGATGACATGGAGGACCTGAACAGGCTGATTACCAGTGGCAGTAGTTCTAATTACTGGTTATGGATCGGACTGAAGAAGGGAGACTCCATGAAGTGGAACTGGTCTCTGGCAGACAGACGTTtctacagagagggggagactgagtTCAGAAACTGGGACACTGGGACGCCCCAAAATGGTAACTGTGCTTTAATGAGTCCAGCTGGTCTGTGGAACAACGCCTCCTGTGATGACCAGCATCACTTCATCTGTTATGATG GAAAACAAGACACCAACCTAACATACATCTTAATTCAGGAGAACAAGACCTGGATAGATGCTCAGAGTTACTGCAGACAGCATCACATAGACCTGGTCAGTGTGAGGAACCAGACTGAGAACACAGAAATAGAGAAGAAGATATCACTGAGGGGACTTCCTGTGTGGATCGGCCTGTTTCTAGACTCCTGGAGATGGTCAGACCAGAGTGACTCCTCATTCAGAAACTGGCAGTCAGGATGGCCTTCAACAGAACAGAGATACAACTGCACTCTGGTGTCTCCTTATCCTTCTTCTGATTATACTAAATGGATAAATTATCCCTGTGACTACAACTGTCCTTTCATCTGCTATG GTCCAGCTGTGGAGACCCCTGAGAAACCTCAACTGAAGAGACATGTGGTGAGAATGAAGATGACCCCAAAGGATCAAAATCTGAACTTCAGTGATCCTGCTGTTCAGGACTCCATCTTACAAGAG ATAAGGAACAAGCTGAAGGAGCAGGGGTTACCTGCAGACACCAAAGTGACATGGAAAAAGCAGCCTGATGGGAAGGTCTTCCACAAGGAGGAAGAGGGGTCTCCcaagaaagaagaggaggagaagaagatgaagaggatGATGACAAAGTGA